In a single window of the Platichthys flesus chromosome 5, fPlaFle2.1, whole genome shotgun sequence genome:
- the tbc1d1 gene encoding TBC1 domain family member 1 isoform X5, with the protein MADGMKARLQRLKLFNVKQEQRDVPEIISTLRQAGKSSARNNDVVTISKKPSTGGSDSSDLSSSHLSTSSNSTAPTMVVSPTAFAKKFEVLFCGRVSVAHRKAPPALIDECIEKFSQLHGSETTDKGENGGGLVGGLRRALNFQTNGLGSGAFGNGAAGSPTTGKRPALFHRDLSFPSLEGLDENGLSPEISHTNTTDALTRSAEVQPTSLQENRTMLFMVGRSQIFLVSPDTKKIAIEKTFREISFCSQGIHHVDHFGFICRETVEGGSCHFVCYIFQCTDESLVDEIMLTLKQAFSVAALQQSAKTQSQQCDSCPMQQLHRLCERIEGLQPSKTKLELQRHLASLDNQEQASVFENTMRARPKNDQQENELVMAWLRNLYEEKQKSHQHTLPGDSSKQVTTVYHVCEEAAPAPVQAQQQSSSRQRLEQFKSRAKRSLTESLEGIWKGSSKARISRDNSEGSESSSSIFTFNNSQDQLCLDDPLSSPSMLPPTSPLRGHNSTGDLDTSLRMSPSSSSLPGDAQPQGFRRRASTFSHPPTPSSGLENSPVHTLNHTPQDATVATKPKLVRHYSVSTDTPHQSKHASANSTLPPVPPCTSTSSALLPHHPSSPSSGARLIKRSPLVGLRARLHSSSSVPNFLKFPFLAPVQEIDCPQPKSSDVAALSTSTTACWLGESPLRHRHSWRQQIFLRVATPQKNTDPNERGDSCCDGSRVCMGPGGAGGSGDLSMRALPEERTKRSKEELRDLWTKAILQQILLQRMERENQKLQASESDLQNKRLKLDYEEITPCLKDVTLVWEKMMGTPGRARVKFDTETIHAAVAQGVPRMHRGEIWKLLSEQYLLRQTVPSRPPANPTPYKELLKQLTSQQHAILIDLGRTFPTHPYFQAQLGAGQLSLYNILKAYSLLDPEVGYCQGLSFIAGVLLLHLEEEDAFNMLKFLMYDVGLRKQYRPDMIILQIQMYQLSRLLHDYHRDLYSHLEQQEIGPSLYATPWFLTAFASHFPLGFVARVFDMLFLQGSEVIFKVAMSLLRSHKPLILQHDSLESIVDFIKTTLPNLGLVQMEKTINQVCEMDVSKQLQAYEVEYHVLQDELLDTPPTLNQHQRAAQLERTNQSLRQQNLDLLEELQVSHAHVRSLESRVEEFVQSEGRLTEQVSALEEEKKQLLSTVTQLQDLLTSLGIQSSLDGHTAPQAASAAAATTNQTVESLLHL; encoded by the exons GTCCCTGAGATCATCAGTACGTTGAGGCAGGCTGGCAAGAGCTCTGCACGCAACAATGATGTTGTCACCATTTCCAAGAAACCGTCCACCGGAGGCAGTGATTCTTCAGATTTAtcttcttctcatctctccACATCGTCAAACTCCACAGCACCAACTATGGTTGTGTCTCCGACAGCTTTTGCTAAAAAGTTTGAGGTGCTATTTTGTGGCCGTGTGAGCGTTGCTCACAGGAAAGCTCCGCCCGCCCTTATCGATGAGTGCATCGAGAAATTCAGCCAGTTACATGGCTCAGAGACAACCGATAAAGGAGAAAATGGTGGGGGATTGGTGGGTGGGCTGAGAAGGGCATTAAACTTCCAAACCAATGGACTGGGGAGCGGTGCTTTTGGTAATGGCGCCGCTGGGAGCCCCACTACTGGCAAGCGGCCTGCCTTGTTCCATCGAGACCTCAGCTTTCCCAGTCTAGAGGGCCTGGATGAGAACGGACTGTCACCTGAAATTTCTCACACCAACACTACTGATGCACTCACACGCTCCGCTGAAGTACAGCCCACCAGCCTGCAGGAGAACAGGACCATGCTGTTCATG GTTGGCAGGTCTCAGATCTTCTTGGTAAGTCCAGACACTAAGAAAATTGCCATAGAGAAGACCTTCAGAGAAATCTCCTTCTGCTCACAG GGTATTCATCACGTGGATCACTTTGGGTTCATTTGCAGAGAGACGGTGGAAGGAGGGAGCTGCCATTTTGTTTGCTATATCTTCCAGTGTACAGACGAATCACTG GTGGATGAGATCATGCTGACTTTGAAGCAGGCGTTCTCTGTGGCAGCCCTGCAGCAGAGTGCAAAGACCCAGAGCCAGCAGTGCGACAGCTGCCCTATGCAGCAGCTACACAGACTCTGTGAGAGGATAGAAG GTCTACAACCATCAAAAACCAAACTGGAGCTTCAGAGACATCTGGCCTCTCTGGATAATCAGGAGCAAGCATCAGTGTTTGAAAACACTATG agggCTCGTCCTAAGAATGATCAGCAAGAGAATGAGTTGGTGATGGCCTGGCTGAGGAATCTGtatgaggagaaacagaagagcCATCAGCACACACTGCCTGGAGACAGCAGCAAACAAGTAACTACTGTATATcat GTGTGTGAGGaggcagctccagctcctgtgCAGGCGCAGCAGCAGAGTAGCAGCCGGCAGCGACTTGAACAGTTCAAGAGCCGAGCCAAGCGCTCTCTCACTGAGTCCCTGGAGGGAATCTGGAAG GGGAGCAGCAAAGCCAGGATTAGCAGGGACAACAGTGAAGGAAGTgagagcagctcctccatcttTACTTTCAACAACAGCCAGGACCAGCTCTGCTTAGATGACCCCTTATCGTCCCCCTCTATGCTACCACCCACCAGCCCACTCAG GGGCCACAACTCAACAGGGGACCTTGACACCTCTCTCCGcatgtctccctcctcctcctctctacctGGCGATGCGCAGCCGCAGGGCTTCCGTCGACGGGCCAGCACCTTCAGCCACCCTCCCACCCCCTCCTCAGGACTCGAGAACTCACCGGTGCACACACTAAATCACACTCCACAGGACGCCACCGTCGCTACCAAGCCCAAGCTCGTACGACACTACTCTGTCAGCACTGACACGCCACACCAAAGCAA ACATGCCTCAGCCAACTCTAcccttcctcctgttcctccctGCACATCAacttcctctgctctgctccctcATCACCCTTCCTCCCCTTCTTCTGGAGCCCGGCTCATTAAGAGAAG cCCTTTGGTTGGTCTTCGTGCTcgtctccactcctcctcctctgtccctaaCTTTCTGAAATTTCCATTTCTGGCCCCTGTCCAAGAGATTGATTGTCCTCAGCCAAAGAGCAG tGATGTTGCAGCTCTCTCTACATCAACCACGGCGTGCTGGTTGGGTGAAAGCCCCCTGCGCCACCGCCACTCATGGAGGCAGCAGATCTTTCTACGGGTCGCCACACCTCAGAAAAATACAGACCCCAACG AGCGGGGGGACTCCTGTTGTGATGGTAGTCGAGTCTGCATGGGCccggggggagctggaggaagtggagacttgtCCATGAGAGCATTGCCTGAggagaggacgaagaggagcaAAGAGGAGCTCAGGGATCTGTGGACTAAGGCCATCCTGCAGCAAATCCTGctgcagaggatggagagagagaaccagaAACTGCAGG CCTCCGAGAGCGACTTGCAGAACAAGCGTCTGAAGCTGGACTACGAGGAGATCACTCCATGTCTGAAGGATGTCACTCTGGTGTGGGAGAAGATGATGGGAACTCCTGGTAGAGCAAGGGTCAAATTTGACACAGAGACCATACATGCTGCTGTTGCACAAG GAGTTCCGAGGATGCATCGAGGCGAGATCTGGAAGCTTCTCTCCGAGCAGTATCTGCTCAGGCAGACGGTGCCCTCCCGACCCCCCGCCAACCCCACTCCATACAAAGAGCTGCTGAAACAGCTCACGTCGCAGCAACATGCCATCCTTATAGACTTGG GTCGCACATTTCCCACTCATCCATATTTCCAAGCCCAGCTGGGGGCAGGACAGCTGTCTCTGTACAACATTCTGAAAGCCTACTCACTGCTGGACCCTGAG gtgGGCTACTGCCAGGGCCTGTCCTTCATAGCTGGAGTCCTGCTGTTACacttggaggaggaggacgcctTCAACATGCTCAAATTTCTGATGTATGATGTCGGGCTTCGTAAACAGTACAGGCCTGACATGATTATCCTGCAG ATTCAGATGTACCAGTTGTCGCGGCTGCTCCATGACTACCACAGGGATCTCTACAGCCACCTGGAGCAGCAAGAAATCGGGCCCAGCTTATACGCCACCCCCTGGTTCCTCACTGCCTTCGCCTCGCACTTCCCCCTCGGCTTTGTGGCCAGAGTCTTCG ACATGTTATTCctgcaggggtcagaggtcatcttCAAGGTGGCCATGAGTCTGCTGAGGAGCCACAAACCTCTGATCCTTCAGCACGACAGCCTGGAGTCCATTGTGGACTTCATCAAGACCACGCTGCCCAACCTGGGCCTGGTGCAGATGGAGAAAACCATCAACCAG gtTTGTGAGATGGACGTGTCGAAGCAGCTCCAGGCCTATGAGGTGGAGTACCACGTCCTGCAGGATGAGCTGCTGGACACGCCCCCGACTCTCAACCAGCACCAGCGAGCTGCACAGCTGGAGAGGACCAATCAGAGCCTCCGACAGCAGAACCTcgacctgctggaggagctgcag GTGTCTCATGCTCACGTGCGCAGCCTCGAGAGCCGAGTGGAGGAGTTTGTCCAGTCGGAGGGTCGACTGACGGAGCAAGTCTCtgcactggaggaggagaagaagcagctgctgagCACGGTCACGCAGCTCCAGGACCTCCTCACCAGCCTCGGCATACAAAGCTCCCTTGATGGACACACAGCCCCCCAAgctgcctcagcagcagcagcaacgaCCAACCAGACTGTGGAATCACTTCTCCACCTGTAG